The sequence below is a genomic window from Pagrus major chromosome 20, Pma_NU_1.0.
CACCATCAGCCCCCCATCTCTGCCCATCTCTGCCCccccgtctgtctctctttctgtttttattattattgttattattattttggttttTGTATTCTCCCACCCCCTGTTTCCAATAAAGACTGCCTGTCCTCATAACTATGAGTTCTGATCATCTTTTCATtcgtgtttttttattttttttattcttttatctgTTGTGGTTCTTAGTCACTGTGAACTGAAAGCCATTGTTGAAATGACATACAAAGATTTCTTGGTTGAACAGGGCTATTCTACACTCGCATAATAACTCATGTCGCTCCTGTCATAAACAAGTAGACTGTAATAGAAGTCGTACTCTAGTCTGAGCCGTATATTTACTGAATTTAGATGtagagaaaatgtattttactaaGAGAAGCTCTATTTTGCACAGCGCCGCTGGCACAGGCGTGCCCACTCTGTGCTGTCATGGCTGATCCCTCAGCTGCGAATGTTTATTGTAAATACTGAACCTCAGCTACAGTGTGTTTGCCATCACCCTCTTTACGCGCACATTCTCATGCTGTtaatcatgtgtgtttttgtgacataATGAGCTTTAGATTCGGACTGATGAAACTTGAAAGAAGGGAGGTCGAAGCTGAAATAAGAACCTCCTCTGGTTTGTTTGGTACAAAGAATAACTAGCTGCTCTTGACTTCTTTACTGCTGGCTGCATCTCCCGCTATAGATCAGGCTTATTCATAAGGAGTCATCAACCGGACCACGTCGTCGTGATatggtccccccccccccccccctcctgtgTTCAGATCATGCAATATTCATATGAATCCATCATGTTGCCTCTTGTAAATCCTGCGGACAGGATTTGCCATTCAGAGCCATTTTCCCTCCCCCTccactcctctgcctcctcgtCCTTCATCTTCTAACAACTGTTGCAATATTCTCATCTCACCTTCTACctcttttttgctcttttctttcatcactgtgtgaatgtgagagTAGACCTCCAATAAAGTCACACCTGAAAGCATCTCTTCCGAGTCCTTGTGCTTCATGTGTCCCGTGTTATCTGTCCATCAACTCCACCACACTCAGAGGAACCATAGAGGCTCGCATCCCCACCCCCAGCATGGACTCCAGTGCCTGCTGTCATATCCATGTTTTAATGTATGTGTGCTTCCGATacgttccttttttttttgttggtttgtgtgtgcatgtgagcatGTACTTACATCCGTGTATGTgcatgtgggagatgattctcTAATGGACATGCCATCCCTGACAGTAAGTCACCGCATTAACACCTCAGAGTGGTTTCCTCACTTGTTTGACTGCATTTGCattcattaaaatataaaacattttcattacatAAGACATCAAACAGGTGATCAGGACTGATTCTACCAACCTCTACTTGCATGATTCTGCAGAAATGTTAGGTCAGTGTTTAGTAGTATTGGTAAGTCTgagcagacagagggagatCATGCAGTCTGAGGACAGTGCGGTggtttgtaaaatgtgtgtgtgtgtgtttggtttagACATGTTAAGGGTGTCCGAAGGGCAGGGGACTCGCCTACCCAAAACCAGAGCCGCCCAGAGGAGCACTCTGACCAGTGTTCTCCAGTTTCTaggtaaataaacacacatgagaAGTGTTTGAGCTGTACAATGTGCCTCACATCAACACTTTTATATttcaatttaaagttaattaaactttagttgcaactgatgtttaaaaatcTTTATAACTGGTTAATTAATGGCTTCTAAAGCATTTAATTAACCTATCACTAacgtttaattaactataaatgtttaaatgatgcTTATTATGAAGTGTCACCAGAACCAGTTGATGCAGCTCCAGTGTGGTGTCTCTTCCAGAGTCCCGTCCGGCAGCTCACGCCCCTCGCTCCCACCGCACCCCGGGCCTGCAGACGCCTCCCCCTCgacgcctcctctcctccctcccgcACGGCCCCCACGGCATGCTGGGAAAACGCAGCTACCATCACCACAGCAGGGCTGAGCCGGACAGGCGcgcaggtgcacacacacaggcccacGTTTCCAGAGCCGGACTAATTCCACAAAAAGTTATCATGGCTTGTTTTTCAATAAGGCTGTTGTTGCTTAACCTAATCCTGCCCAGAAGCAGAAAGTCATTACTTGTATTACTTGAACACCCCCgaaaaaaattggaaaatgCATCCCGTCTTGCTTTTAACCGAGTTACCTCTGATGTGAATGAACCTTGGGGACCAAACAGTGTTGATATCCAATGTTCTTGTCATCCTTTTTGCTTGATAAAATCCGATTAGTGGAAACACACCCGGAGTTGATAACCTTTTCTGCCATTTCTTATCTAAACTAGCTCGTTGGAGAGAATGACAACTAATTCTAATGAAAACGAATCAGCAGATGGGGGTCATTTGGATAATTTGGATGATTCAACTTCAGTCtgacactttgttttttattggtaACTTCACTATTATTACTGAAATTGAAACACAGTCATTTGTTGCACCACTTGTAGCTAGGAAAAGAAATAAACTCATCAATAATATTCACAAGTGACAGATTCCCTCATGCATATTTTGCATCTTTCTCTTGTTTCCACAGAGAACCCAGGAACAACAAGTGCACCCCTCCTGGTAAGTGTCTTGTACTCTTATTTTAAACAAATCCTGCACAACTGCATCTGCTCATTTCAATAAGATAATATGTAAATGTCTTTTCTGCAGCATAACGGCCGCAACAGCAGCGGAAGCACCCGCGGCGGAGTGATGATCCGCAAGAGACGCCCAAACTGGATCGATGCCCCCGATGACAGCTTCTTCCTTGTCACCCGGGAGACCAGGTAAGCAAAGGTGACCCTTTTCTgacctctgattggctgactgtgtgtgtatgtgtgtgtgataggaAAGCAACTGAGGCCGAAAAGCAGAGCGACAGCAGACGAGAGGAATTGAACTGTGACAGAAATGGGACTCTCAGGAGTTATTTTAGTCCTGTGGTGACCTCAGACAGCTGTGtggtgtaaacacacacaaacagatacgACACATATGTGCCTAAATCCACACAGACGTTGAGTCGAAACAGAGTGGCAGCCTGCAGAGTCTTGTCACTAATGCAGCTCCATCTAGGGGTGTAAAAATGTCTCGTTTGGAAGATTTAATTTGTATATTTTCACCACAACACTCACTCAGCTCACACAGCAAAGAAACACTGTAAAAGCACCAAACCATACAGACCGaattaagacatttttcagGCCAGTGGGACCAGACACTTTAACCTAAGTAGATATAATCATCTATTTAGTTATAAAGCCCTTAATGCGGCATGCCATCATACATCACTTCCTTACTGATCTGGTCACAAAGTCTTTATTTGACCCTTTCAAGTGATCATCTATTGCTGAAGTCTCAGGTCCAATCAGATTTTGTGCTCAACACCTGGAACATTGTCCTCTGCATCATTTAAAATGAGGTCATGCCCTCAATGATTCCTCCACATTTAGATAAAAGGCCGATTGAGTGAATACGATCTGGTTAAACCGGCCTGCTCTTTGCTCAGGTGTATGAAGCATTAAAGAGGCAGCTTAAAGGTCCAGCGTGTTGGATTTAGTGGCACCTAGCTGTGAggattgcaaccaactgacgACATCCGCGTGTGACCACTGTCACGGAAAGTGGAACAAGGAGTGTTCGGTTGTTTGCAGTCCGCAACCTCATCgctagttgtttttttcccgtTGTAATGATCAACTCTGACCTTAAATAGATAATATAATATGTAGTGAATACCTTTGTTCATCTTTTTCAAACACTTGCTTGAACAACTCAACCATCGAGGTGTTCAACAATCCCTAAATCTTTAAAATCATCAACTGTGAAATTGCATCAGCCACAGATCAGTTCTGTTTTCCTAGCGCCGTGTTTCTGTCTCTAATGTTCGCTGCACGTGAGGCGAACATGCGCAGAAAGAATTTATTTATTCCCACCAGAGAGAAACGATCAGCTTTACATGGTTATTAGGCGCGAATATTTTCTTATGAAACACATTATAAAAGGTGAATACCACCCCTCTTGATCTGATCAAAAAGTCATTCAGATGGGATTGGATCAGTCTCTTCCAGTTGAGGTGTTCACATGTGGCATTTTAACTCTGACTGGCctattattctgattattaaagGAATATTATGTCCATGAAAACACAGTTACTGTACGTATGTTCGCATGCTGCTGTTAGAATTTGGCttaaagcactgctgtgctAAGCTGCTAGCACAGCTTTAGACTCTCTGTCTTGCTAAATGTGACATTTGCAgataatattatattatcatgggtttttttttacaactcaAATCGAATCAGATGAAATTGTGGTCAGTAAGAAATGCTAAACGAATGGAAATTAGATCAAATCGATTAGCTCCTCCATAAACTGCTCTTCACACAATGTGATGCCTCAGCAGCCTGCACTGTTCTGCTCCACTGACACTGGCTTGTATTGATTGTTTATTTGCCTTGTAAATACATAACTTGCCTCAGACCTGCAGTACAGGTATCCTCTGAAACAAAAGCTCAAGAACCCCAAACAGTGGATTGCGCGCATTCATGGTCGGTCTCGCTTTGCAAACACTACATCAATCCACATTGCGTTAAATACATGACTGAATATACTGTTGaataaacagacatttatttaatcaccaaaatcagtttctttttatttttctcacacatGCATAGACTCACACTGTCTCATGCGCTCACATAATGAGTCAATGTTTGCATGACTGTATGTGAAGGAGAAAGATGTTCCTCCATTAAGCCTGTGTCTAAATGAGCCATGGCACCGGGCCCTCACAGCCGCCCTCCGACCGTCAGGGCTAAAATTAGAGTAGCTAACTGGTGCAGATGGGCCAGCGAGGAGCCAGGCACCGCTGGGCCTTGAGTGGAAATATCATTACCACATTAACTATGGCTGCGCTCGTATGGATCACTCACTTAGCACCACGATCATGATGGTTGTATGTTTGCGTTTGAGAGAGAGACGGCATCATTATGAATACTGCACCCTTTGTTATATCATCGTGTCTGTTCGCTCTCCTTGTAGAGATACTTTCCCGAATAAAAGACATTAATAGATCTACTCTGAAAGGCTGCTGCTAATGAGAAATGAATGGAAGTTTCATTTTCTccccttctctgtctctttatcccaccatttctctctctctcaagcaCTTATTCATGGAGGcaagagagacaaaaaccaGAGAGACTGAAAGGGATGGAAAATTAACACTTTTTGCCGCATTAAAGAGTGTCATGAAACCTGATGATGAAGCTGAATCAAAAAATTATCTTGATTTTGCATTAATCCTATAGGTTAAATTAAAGTGTGTATCTAATTTTATGGCAATCAATCCAAAATTTTACTCTGaatcaaaaatgtcaaccaACTGATCGCACAAGATGAAAAGGAAGTGAATCAACTAAGttattaggattcatcctctgggaaccatgaatcTCGCTACAAAATTTGGTGTCAATCTAtcagatgttgagatattttactggATAAGTGATATTTCACTCTGCGCCACAAATGTGAACTCATGGTGGCATTAGAGGCAAAGTCAGGGGACAGACAAAGTCTTCacgattcatcctctgggaactaTGAATGTCTAAAATTGTGTGCCAATCAATCTTAACTTATGTTGTGATATGTTACTGGAAAactgacatctttaaattgtGGCACAAGTCAGGGGTTGTCAAGGTTAAtatgattcatcctctggaaaCCAAGAATGTCTAAAATTGTGGGCCAATTTATCTGtgagatgttgagatatttttacTGGATAATTGACATCTTTAAACTCTTGCAAAGTCAGGATATTGACAAGGTTATTAGGATTCATTCAcagggaaccatgaatgtctcaACTTTGTGCCAATAAATCTATTGGATTGAAAATTGACACCTTTAATCTTAAAATTagacagaaaattaaatgacaactaATCAAAGATGAGAAACACGAGGAAACAGAACGCGAGAAAGCAAAACAGGGATGTAAATGAGAAAGCTCGACATGTTTGAGTCTGGATTTACATGTTTGCTCTCCTCCTTCCCCGACGGCCAGCTGAGCAGACAAACAGCGCAGCTTTAGATAATGTGCCACCAGAGATAAATCTGCTCTGTTATTCTCCAGTTTATATTCTGCTCTGGCTCTGACTGACAAAACGCGTGTCACGCTGCATAAAAATCAGTCTCTGGAAGGAGCCGATGTGTTTTCCGGTTCACAGTACAAGAGAAACATCCTCGGAGCTGCtaaggaggaagatgagagcaTTTCGAGAGGCCTATGCAGtgcattaaatatattttttttctagacAGCCTTAAGGGAACCACGAGCAATCATCCAAACGTTGTGGTTATGCATCTCACAGTTGTCTCTGAACGAATTCCATTAGTGCTGCCGTGTCCAACATTTGTTATATTGCCCAATGGTCTTGGCTTTAGTGCCTTTGGTCGCTGTGGGCTGTTAAAAGAGACTTCCTGTCACAGCACAAAGCCCACTTCGGTCTGGAGATTACCACCGAGCTCCTTTTATAAGCCTGAAAATCCTGCTGAGATGTACCTCTCTCTTACCTCATAACAGATATTAAAAACTCTATTACTGATGCTCAATAAATTTTGCACTCTGCTCTAAAGCGGATCCTCCTGAAATGAGAAAAAGTGGGTGTTTCTAATCATTTTCAGTGGCCTGGTGCCCTTAAAATGAACTTTACTGCTCACATTTAATTCCTTCTTTTATGAGTTTCTTCATCTTATGCGTGTCGAGTCTTTACACCGCTCATGTAAAGCTTGTTAGGTGCGCTTGAAACGGAAAAAGAAAAGCCTCTCTCTCAGTCGTCGCTGGCTAAAAACAGAATCAGTGAAAACTACTTTCAACCAATTAATCAGCCATCAGCCTCTGGTAAACTAATAGTATACATGAAAAATAAGCTGTCTCACAGAAACCAAAGCCTTCATCATTGTTTCAATATGTTACCACCCTTTTTACTGCAGGCTGTCGCTGCCACATTGCAGTTTGTACATTAAGTAAGGAGCCCATCGGTGGCTGCAGTAATTAGAGGCAGCTAAAAGGACTTGAAGCATCACGCCTGTGGTCAGATACGTATAAATAATGTATTCAAACAAGCATTATCTGCACGCTTAGCTACTGTGATCTGCTGAGACATAAAGATGCAGTCATGATTTACTGGCTTCCAACGAATTTTGAGCTTAATTATTTAAATATCCGGAGCTCGAACTCCACTTTCAAACCATGTTTCATGCAGaacaaaactgtcaaaatgaTCAAGCTTGAGCCAGCGCCACTCAGTGTGTCTCCAGTCGGCTGAGTCATGCTTCACTTCTATCATGAATAAAGGCATAAATTAATATGGTTACGCAGTGcgatgtcatgaagtcacagGAAGTAAAGGCGAGCTATTGACAAGCTCCCATTGGCGCGTACTTTTGGCTTTTTagctttcaagaccttttacatgcgcaagaacctataaaacactaaaggaaagataaaaactgaaaaagcatattaggtctcctttaaaaatgaATTCTTGACCTTTGAAACAGTAATTGAGCAGACCGATGAGATTATTCTGTTGGCTAATTGACTCTTACTACAACTAACtactgtttccaaggtcaagactAAACTTGTATCAGTGTATCTTCTTCTGCACTTATGTCCTGTCTTGTCTCCACCTGTGCAGGAGGGCCAGACGGCTGCTGTCGCGCTCCCAGCTGAGGCACGCTTGCCGGCAGCCCTGCGAGCAGATCACCCTGCGCAGGGTCTCCCAGGCCCCGCCGCAGGGGCTCATCCTcgcccctcctcaccctcaccccaGCCTGAGGATGCGAGGCCCCATCGTCATCCACGACTGATCGGACCCTCCGTCCTCGGCACCCCTACTGCACATACACTAACAAATTCTCACCTCCTGTTCTCTCATAAAAACCCTCCTTTTGCTTTTTTCGTTCCTCAAAACTACCGTTCTAATTAATCCATGACGACACTTAAACACGCTGTCTAACTGTTGGGCGACAGAAGGATGTGATGCAATAGAAACATACACCTGAACCTGGCTGCAAGCGCTGCCTGTCTTTCATCCCCTGGgaatgtgtttgtatgtgtgcaatCTGTATGTAAAGgtgtggcagagagagagagagagagtgtgtgtgtgtgtgtgtgtgtgtgcgtgtgatcaTGCAAACAACACATGAGAGAACAAGGGGATCCTGACGTGTGCTGTTCTTTGGTTTTTATGGATGGACATAACAACGACAGAACTTTGTGTGACCTTTGTGTTGATGGTGAATTGTTGTGAAGTTTTATCAGTTTGTATAAGGTTACTTtggggggtggtggggggggcaTGGGGACTGGTGGGGATGGGAAGGGTGGGGATGGGATGTGGGTGGCGGGGTGGGATTTGCATTTGTGGCAACTGAGATTCTTTTACCATTGAAAAAGAGGCTGacgttaaaaagaaaaatgcactATACAAAGAATGAACCAgcagccttttc
It includes:
- the LOC141015454 gene encoding metastasis-associated protein MTA1-like, which codes for MLGKRSYHHHSRAEPDRRAENPGTTSAPLLHNGRNSSGSTRGGVMIRKRRPNWIDAPDDSFFLVTRETRRARRLLSRSQLRHACRQPCEQITLRRVSQAPPQGLILAPPHPHPSLRMRGPIVIHD